One Plasmodium malariae genome assembly, chromosome: 3 genomic window, TAATTAGAGTCTTATTTTGGCGATTTGTTGCCTTTCTTAcaaactaaaaataaaaaaaataaaatataaaaatccTATAAACTACTATACTTACTTTTTCTTACTGTTTCTTTTGTatcaataatttatatatgtatctatCTTAGATTTTAGAAAGACATCGTTGTACTTTCTGTTTGAACATAGAAAAACAAGGAAGAAAAtaagtaatttaaaaattttcaattatacatatatattttatacaattaTTAAGTGTATTTCatgttatttaatttttaatatttttgttattttccttttcttggAGTCACTTTTACATGGCCTTATCAGATATTATATTGCCTTTTCTCCATTCTCTCCTTTTTCggagtattttttattctagaTTAATAAGTGTTCTTGATAGATATACATTtaacttaaataaataaatcttATTTTCCATGATACACCTATTGATAATGCTTACATATTCATAATGTTAATTCACGCAACTCTcattctatatatttattaaaaaattttcttgcACTCACctttaattattatgtatataattgaAATTGATACACGAAtctcaaaaaataaaataagttttaTAGTTATGTATTTCACAACAATTATAATGGCATTTCATTGTTATATTAAGAAATGCATGAATACTTTATAATGATTAAATAAGAAATCtacacattatttttaaaaattattacaccAAAAAATTCTGTcaaaacataattattttttattttttaaatttaattgttctaatattaattacaaaaaaaaattaagtcgCAAAGAGAGTTAAAAGTGTAAAgcaaaaaagtaaagaacgtttttcatatacatttaaactagaaatatacatttattaaacatatgtaaatgtaaatataccAGAAAAGGTCAAAGAtagatatgaaaaaaaatatatattttatcttaatgTACTTATTttacacatatgcatatttatactcataataatatattttaataaaatacattaatacttaatattataaaacaaaaatacatataaatacttaaGATTGAAATTCTTATTAGAAATCACTTCAGTTTTACTATGTAGggtaattcatatatataattctcatATTGACTATctctttattatatttttgcaaaggaaaaaatatgtatgtgctATTTCATTGaataaacaataatttttgattatatgtaaatgtaataactaaagcatatattaattctatattataatattcatttaaatccATAAAAGAGcctatttatttaatgaaatttgTCATGAGAATTAGTAgataaatattcttatacgaaatcatatattttacacttattaaattaaaccttgtacaaaaaatatagtaatttttaaattcaacTGATTAAAACTTATGTAACCAAAAAAATGAGTTAAATACCTATCAATTATCTAAAAgtgcattatatataatttttttaatttcattttatttaaaatatttgcattaaaaatataaatacattgttaattgttaatataaaatatttgaatctatatacataattaaatcTATATTCCTTActccatatttttatatgtatgtaaaatagtaaatatatataaaaagttacctacattattatattattgtagaaaaaatatatagtttttcattataaataaGGATAATTCAGCTTCTCCCCAAGGcgtgcatatattttaaaatttattatatacgaaaaaagaaaaaagatgtCTTACATCCTATCTATTGATGTATGTTTccatttaattcatttatttaaaattttaataatgtaaaaaaaaaacaaaaaaaatatattatatttttttaaaaatattatatataaataattattttgtctACCAAAATATGATTAACACCAAATTAagtgtaataataaataatactaaaaCTTTCTATTAATTGCAAAGTTGCTGAATCTATAGGTTGgtgaacaaatataaataatctatAGTAAGTATGTTTaactaatttatatttgtaaattcaaatttatttcatccaaaaaatacgaaaagtGAATTAAAATGGcacttatattaattattcctTATAGTATAATTCtcataatatgtattttatagaaCGTATATTAAGTTTTCTATCaagtaaaacaaatatatatgtatacatatagaCACTACAATATGTATTCTCTTTCTTccattaaataataagaaataaacatttattacTAAATTGgaactaataatatattctctTAATAGCTTGAAAGAAAAACCATTTTATTCTAGAACAACagatataacaaaaaaaaacattttttatttaaaatataaataatcacAAGAAttcaatataattatatgaattccgctattatgtattaatttcAACGCTcaggtatatttttttataaaaatctatttagttaatatgtataattatattaggacaaatatatataagcttAACAATACTTTAAATgggaggaaaaaaatattaaagtgTTCAGATTCACTAAAAAACtaagaatttattttaatccTTTGTTTAAAGTAATGCACGTATATGTaggtgtatttatatatttaaactataataagaatatttaataagTTCATAATTAAGGATACAATCAAccttatattaataatttcattataaaaagaaacatattttttatcattcattttatcttctcctgaacttaattttttcatattttttaacttttttgtgGTAGTAAATAATTCCtgatataattataacacctaatataatgaaaggtaaaaaatgtattagaATACCAAATAAACCATTCACTGTATTCAATTTCTTTACAATAGTAGCCCCATCAGctactttatatatagtaaataatTCCCTGAAAAAATCCCCAAAAGGACCTACAGcactataaaaattttttgctATCGTACTGTAGTATTTATCATCAAAAgattttaatattactttCAATACATATACAGGACCATAACCCACAAATAAATCCAAAATTAGTGATATCGATAATAATaagaacaataataaagGTAAGGAAATTCGTAGCCcacattttttaagtattatttttttgtataactTATCACTAATTGCCTTGttgtttttaataaagtctacataatcaagttctttgaatacttttttttctaaatgagaatatatttttgtttcaaaaatacaagatttatttttcatatcttGTTTATTACTTTCTCCATTGTTTAATGAACTTctacttttttgttttttttttacttggtttcctttttcattagtacatatatattttttttcgttctGTCCTTTATATGATGTCTCTTCCTTTAATCCAATAATACTTAAATACTTATCattcttataattttctaGTAATCGATAAGTccttttatctatttttctACTAAGCTTGTAGCTCCAATCCAAATTGTTATTAAACGTCCTCTAAAGAAAcaaagtaaatatttgttatttaagcAATAAATAAGTCcatgataaaaaagaatattaatacaaatataacactaaaaaaattaataatacaaatattcttaaataatatCATGATACCAAATATCTGCTTAAGTTGTGAACCCAAGTTAAAAAGATATACACAgcaaatttaattaaaaacagtagtttcattttttcctcaattatatagatatttaataatgtattatattaaggaaaaaattttaagtaataaaatatccttttaatgataaaagatagtataattatatatttaatttttctttttccttttttttcttaaaaacttgaaaaaatacatgtaACTATAATGTTTTGTACAACAAAGTCAAAGAAAAacaactttaaaaa contains:
- the PmUG01_03010200 gene encoding fam-l protein codes for the protein MKLLFLIKFAVYIFLTWVHNLSRYLRTFNNNLDWSYKLSRKIDKRTYRLLENYKNDKYLSIIGLKEETSYKGQNEKKYICTNEKGNQVKKKQKSRSSLNNGESNKQDMKNKSCIFETKIYSHLEKKVFKELDYVDFIKNNKAISDKLYKKIILKKCGLRISLPLLLFLLLSISLILDLFVGYGPVYVLKVILKSFDDKYYSTIAKNFYSAVGPFGDFFRELFTIYKVADGATIVKKLNTVNGLFGILIHFLPFIILGVIIISGIIYYHKKVKKYEKIKFRRR